The proteins below come from a single Biomphalaria glabrata chromosome 10, xgBioGlab47.1, whole genome shotgun sequence genomic window:
- the LOC106057969 gene encoding di-N-acetylchitobiase-like: protein MIFVQSLGCVAFLMLYFALEAHTCPCQRKSDCEHPQTVPIYEDKKEVYVFSRGASNVQTWSWNTITALVVPEEFSVNNESHSSAMCVTHRNKRKFAITVSMNLSGEIDSVSNESKSWIDFVVSKQQSWYADIVVVNLMPYFKSDVNSTKKDHQEMAIILKRVGTKIKDLSNYSAEINCIIPWKPPCSEEDDDHCDFSTLSTDGCEKYIINPDSFTDVAGVKCRAKATIPLAKLLYGISEYVSHHISYSSIILGIPWHGYDYLCTDIENDVCIIGKTNDCNVNRKMMSLADLMSDPRKLMDEAKYSAIYAAPFYTNKNGSHQIWFENKLSLLGKYRVAHEMDLKGVAVMYGDDLSTKMSPNALVNDEEVWSWLTHEIILSVSKEPIRADFHVADTVAAVAVSCLLVGTFLGTLFTCLALKKRVKKPRQPFARDGGANVDEFLDEDPTL from the exons atgattttcGTTCAATCACTGGGTTGTGTTGCATTTCTTATGCTGTACTTTGCTTTGGAAGCTCACACTTGCCCATGCCAACGCAAATCAGACTGTGAACATCCACAAACTGTACCTATCTATGAGGATAAAAAGGAG GTTTATGTGTTCAGCAGAGGGGCATCTAATGTCCAGACCTGGAGCTGGAATACAATCACTGCCCTAGTTGTTCCAGAAGAGTTCAGTGTGAACAATGAGTCCCACAGTTCGGCCATGTGTGTGACACATAGAAATAAACGGAAGTTTGCTATCACTG tttccatGAATTTGTCAGGAGAGATTGATTCCGTCTCGAATGAATCAAAGTCATGGATTGATTTTGTAGTCTCCAAACAGCAGAGCTGGTATGCTGACATTGTGGTGGTTAATCTAATGCCTTATTTTAAATCTGATGTAAACAGCACTAAAAAAGATCACCAGGAGATGGCCATTATATTAAAAAGAGTTGGTACTAAGATTAAAGATTTGTCAAACTACTCCGCAGAG ATCAACTGTATTATACCCTGGAAACCGCCATGTTCTGAGGAAGACGATGATCACTGTGACTTCTCTACTTTGTCAACAGATGGGTGTGAAAAGTACATCATTAATCCTGACAGCTTCACTGATGTAGCAGGTGTTAAATGTAGGGCCAAAGCAACTATTCCTTTGGCTAAACTTCTATATG GTATCAGTGAGTATGTCTCCCATCACATTTCATACAGCAGTATTATACTTGGTATACCTTGGCATGGCTATGACTACTTGTGCACTGATATTGAG aatGATGTCTGTATCATTGGCAAGACTAATGACTGCAATGTGAACAGGAAGATGATGTCATTGGCTGACCTAATGTCGGACCCAAGGAAACTAATGGATGAAGCCAAGTACAGTGCCATTTATGCAGCACCATTCTATACTAACAAG AATGGCTCACATCAAATTTGGTTTGAGAATAAGTTGAGTTTGCTAGGTAAATACAGAGTGGCACATGAAATGGACCTAAAAg GTGTTGCAGTGATGTACGGAGATGACCTGTCCACAAAAATGTCTCCCAATGCTCTGGTCAATGATGAGGAAGTGTGGTCCTGGCTAACACATGAAATCATTTTGAGTGTTTCGAAAGAACCCATAAGAGCAGACTTTCATGTTGCAG ATACAGTTGCAGCTGTAGCAGTTAGCTGTTTGCTGGTAGGGACATTTTTAGGCACTCTGTTCACCTGTCTAGCTTTGAAGAAAAGGGTCAAGAAACCACGACAACCTTTTGCGCGTGATGGTGGGGCTAATGTAGATGAGTTTCTTGATGAAGACCCTACATTGTAA